The Anaerolineae bacterium genomic sequence TCTTTCTTCGTTGGGTGTGCCCTCAACCTCAACCCTAAGGACCCGGAGCGCGAGGCCAGGGTGCTGCGCCGCAAAATTCGCGCCGGGGCCGACTTCGCCCTCACCCAGCCGGTGTACGATCCCGAAGCGGCACGGCGCTTCCTGGACTTTTACGCAGAACGCTACGGGCCTGTGGAGATCCCCATCCTGGTGGGCGTCCTGCCGCTCAACAACCCGCGCCACGCTGCGTTCCTGCACCACGAGGTGCCCGGCATTACCATCTCTGAGCCCATCATGCGCCGTCTGGAGCAGGCTGGCGAACGCGCGCCCTGGGAGGGCGTGCGCATCGCGCTGGAACTTATCGAGCGTATCCGCTCCTGGGCCCAGGGCGTGTATCTCATGCCCCAGTTCCGGCGCTATGATTTGGTGGCGGAGATCGTGGAGGGGGTCAGGGCCCGGACAGAGCAGGGTTGAAAGCCCACCTGGTGTCTGAGGAGCAAGGCTTTTTTTGGCGCGGGGTGGGGCTGGGGCAAATCCTGGTAGATAGGGGCACTTGCCGATCTGGAAAAGGAAAACGAGGAGGTGTTTTGTGGCCTGGCAGGTCAAACATAACCCGGAACAGCAGCGTTTTGAGGTGGATTTGGGGGACGCGGTGGTGGTGCTGGGATACATGCCCCAGGGAGGGTGCCTGGTGTTTACGCACACGGGCGTGCCCCTCGGCTTATGAAGGGCAGGGCATTGCCAGCGCCCTGGTCAAAGAGGGACTGACTTACGCCCGGAGTGAGGGCTACAAGGTTGTGCCGTTGTGCTCCTTTGTGGCGGCTTACATCAAACGGCATCCGGAAGACGCCGATTTGCTTCCCTGACCTTTCCGCCTGCCCGTCGGCTGTTGAAGCCGCGCTGGAAAGGCGCCCTTCCTAACCCCTTTGCAGAGAACATAGCTCCTCGTTTGCTGGAGCGTCCGTGAAATCCTTGTCCAAACGATGGCTTCTTGTTGGATGGATTGGGCTGGTCGTCTTGAGCGCCTGCGTGGGCCAGGGGCCGCGCCCTGCCTTGGATTCCCCCGCTACGGCGGAGGCGGTTGCGGCGGCTTCGAGGGTGACGCCGACCTGGTCGCCGTTGGTGCCTTTGCCTCCCATCCTTCCCTCGCCCACGCCGTCCCCGCAGCCTTCGCCCACCCTGGGGCCCCCGGTACGGTTTGCCGTCATCGGGGATTTCGGTCAGGCTGGGCCTCACGAGCAAGCCGTGGCCGCGTTGGTGGATTCCTGGCATCCCGATTTCGTCGTCACCACGGGCGACAACAACTACCCCAACGGCGCCATGGCCGTCATGGCGGCCAATGTGCTGCAGTATTACGGCGACGATGTGGAGCAGCGGCGCTTTTTTCCGCCCCTGGGCAACCACGACTGGCGTAGCGGCATCGAACCTCATCTGGCGATCTTTGACCTCCCGGGCAACGAGCGGTATTACGATGTGGTCTGGGGCCCGGTGCACCTGCTCGTTTTGGACAGCAACTGGCACGAACCCGGCGGTATCGGGGCCAACTCCAAACAGGCGCAATGGCTCCGGCAGCGTGGTGCGCTACAATGGAGATTACGGTGCCATGCTGGTGGAGGGCGACGTCTCCCACATCACTTTCCAGTTCATCAACATTTAGGGTGAGGTGATTGATACCTACACGCTGCAAGCCCCATGAGCCCTCTGCCCGGCAAAAAAGCCCAGGGGCGGGAAGCAATCCCGCCCCTGGTTTATGTTCCCTTACTCGGCCAGTTGGATGGCTTTCTGGGAGGTCCACAGACCGTGGATGTTGCAATGCGAAGTGGCCAGCAGGGTTCCCGGCTGGTTGATCTGCATGGAGAATGTGGCGATGGGATGAGTGTACACGGGACCCTTGTTGGGGCCTTTGGTGGATTCCCCGTGGGCGCGGAAGTCAAAGCGCGCCACATGGTGGGCGAAGCGGCTGCCTTTGGGCACAAAGAAGACATCGATCCAGGCGATGAAATGCTCCGTGGTGTTGGGATGAGGGATTTCCTTGCCGATGCTGACGGTCACGGTGAAAGGCTCGTTGGCCTTGACGGCGTCCGGGCACTCAATGACCGGCGTGTGTTTCTCTTTTTTCCAATCGGCGGTCTGGAACACATCCTGGATGTTCATGGTATCCTCCTCTTGAGTGTGGGATGGGCTTTTTTCATTATACCGGCTTTGCCGCCAAGTGAGGGAGGCCAGCGGGCCTTGTCTGGCCCGGGTTTGCCTCGCGCCCCGCGCCTTGATGGTAAAATGAAGTCTGTACCCTGCACCCCCTGGTTTGGATGAGCGATGAAGGTTTACCTGGATACGGTCGGTTGTCGGTTGAATCAGGCGGAGATCGAGCGCATGGCCCGCGAGTTTCGCGCGGCGGGGCATACCCTGGTAGCCTTCCCGGGAGAGGCGGATCTGGTGGTGTTGAACACCTGCGCGGTGACCCAGAAGGCGGTGGCCGATTCCCGCCAGAAGGCCCGGCAGGCGGCCCGCGCCGGGGCCGGGCAGGTGGTGCTCACCGGGTGCTGGGCCACGCTGGAACCGCAGGGAGCCGCCGCTTTGCCGCGGGTGGCCCAGGTGGTGCCCAACCCGGATAAGGACGCCCTGGTCTTCCGGGTGTTGGGGCTTCCGGCGGAGGCCTTCGATTTGGAGCCGGTGGCCCGCGAACCCCTACCTGGAGCGCGTTTGCGCACCCGCGCTTTCATCAAAGTGCAGGACGGCTGCGACAATCGCTGCACTTTTTGTGTGACTACCATCGCACGCGGGCCCGGCCGCAGTCGCCCGCTGGCCGAAGTGCTGGCCGATGTGCGCGCTGCGTTGCAAGGCGGGGCCCAGGAGGTGGTGCTCACCGGCGTTCATCTGGGCTCCTGGGGCCAGGATTTCAACCCGCCCCTGCACCTCCGGCATCTGGTCGAGGCTGTGCTGCGGGAAACCGATGTGCCTCGCCTGCGCCTCTCCTCGCTGGAGCCATGGGACCTGGATGAGGCCTTCTTTGCGTTGTGGGAGGACCCCCGTTTGGCGCGGCACCTGCATCTCCCGTTGCAATCGGGCAGCGCGGCCACCCTGCGCCGCATGGCCCGCAAGACCACCCCCGAGGCCTTTGCCCGCCTGGTGGAAAGCGCCCACCGTCTCATCCCCGAGGTGGCCATCACCACCGATATCATCGTGGGCTTCCCCGGCGAAACCGAAACCGAGTTCGAGGAGAGCCTGGCCTTTGTGCGCGCCATGGATTTTGCTGGGGGCCATGTGTTCACCTATTCCGAGCGTCCCGGCACGGCCGCCGCGCGGATGCCTAACCCCGTCCCGCACGCCGTGCGCAAGGAGCGTAACGCCCGCATGCGTGCCGTGTTGGAGGAGGGCGCCCGCCGTTATCGGCGGCGCTTCGTGGGTCGCACCCTGCAGGTGCTTTGGGAGAGCACGACTACGCTGGGCCCGGGAGGTTGGACTTTGGTGGGTATGACGGACAATTACCTGCGCGTGCGGGCCGTGGCCCCGAAGAACCTGTGGAATCGCCTGACCCCGGTGCGTCTGGAGCGGGTACAGGGCGAGGTGTTGGAAGGTCATTTGCTGAACATCCCCTGAGGGGCTGGGTCCGGCCAGGGCCGATGGGCCGGATGAGGAGACCGCCCCTTGGGGAAGTGGGCGAAGTCCTCTGTCGCCCGGGCTATCCAAGAGGAGGAGGTTGCCATGAGTGAGGATTGCATTTTCTGCAAAATCATCGCTGGCGAGATCCCCAGCAAAAAGGTGTATCAGGATGAGAGGGTGACCGCCTTTCACGACATCAATCCGGTGGCGCCAGTGCACATCCTCATCGTGCCCAATGAGCACATCGCCTCGGTGAACGAGGTGGAGCTGGGTCAGGAGGCCCTGCTGGGGCACCTTTTCGTGGTGGCCCGTCAGATTGCCGAGGCGCAGGGCATTGCTGAGAACGGGTATCGGCTCATCGTGAACACCGGCCCCCATGCAGGGCAGGTGGTGTTCCATTTGCACATGCATTTGCTGGGCGGTCATAAGATGCGTTATCCCATGGGATGATGGCCGAGCGCTTGCGGGTGCACCTGTTGGGCGATCTGTTGCTCACCGATGCTCAGGGCCAGCCCCTGGACCTGGGATCGCCCACCACGCGTTCGTTGTTTGCCTATCTGATGTATCATCGCGGCCAGCCGCTGGATCGTCGGCGGCTGGCATATGCTTTTTGGCCCTGGGGGACCGAGGCCGCGGCCCGGCGCAATTTGCGCCAGTATCTGCACCGCCTGCGGCGGGCGTTGGAAGATGTGGCGCCGAACCTGGTGCAGGCCACCGGCTCCTATGTGATGCTGGAGCCGGACTTCCCATTGTGGGTGGATGTGGAGCAGTTCCGGCGGCAGACGGGGGCGCAGGCCTCGTTGGAATTGTTGCAGCAGGCGGTGACCCTGTATCGGGGAGATTTGCTGCAGGATGTGTACGAGGATTGGGTAGAGGAGCCGCGGGCCGAACTGCGGGAGCGCTACCTGCGCACCCTGGAGCGGCTGGCCCGCGGCTATGCGGCCCAAGGTGCCGCGGCCGAGGCGTTGACCTGGGCCCAGCGCTGGGTGGCCGCCGACGCGCTGGACGAAGCGGCCCACCGGCTGCTGATGCGGCTGTATCTGGAGATGGGGGACCGCAGCCGTGCTCTGCAACAGTATCGGTTGCTCACCGAGTTGTTGGAGCGGGAGTTGCAAGTGGCCCCCTCGCCAGAGACCCAGGCTCTGGCCGCGGAGTTGCAATCCGGGGAGGGGGGACGCCCGCGCTCGATGCCGGTGACGCCGCCCAGGCCCAGGGCTTCTTCCCCTTTGGGGGCGGCCCCGCGCATTCCGTTGGTGGGCCGGGAGGAGGAGCTGGCTTTTCTGGAAAGGATGCTGGCCCAGGCCGAGCAGGGGCAAGGCCGCTGGGTGCTTATCCTGGGCGAGGCTGGCATTGGCAAGACCCGTTTGCTGCAAGAGTATCGCCGGCGCCACCCCGAGGTGCCCGTGCTGGACACAGTGTGCAGCGAGTTGGAGGCCCTGGTGCCTTACGGGCCGCTGCGGCACATGGTGGAACGGGCCCTGACCCTGTTCCCTCCGGGGATGCTGGAACCGCCGCCCCTCTGGTTGTTGCCTCTGTTGGGGTTGGCCCCAGATTTGGCCGTGCAGTTCAGCCTGCCCGCCCCCGGTGAAATTCCTCCGCCGGAGCGGCTGGGGGAGGCGCTGTATCGCATGTTGCTGGACCTGGTGACCTCCCTGCCCAACGGCCCCCTGCATCTGGTGCTGGACGACCTGCACTGGAGCGATACCCCTACCTGGGAATTGCTGGCCCAGTTGGCCCGCCGGGCCCGGGATGTACCGCTGTTGATCGTCGGTTTGCTCCGCCTGGAGGATTTGCCCATGCCCCGGGCGCGGATGCTACATATCATGCGCCGCGACCGGCTGGCCGTGGAACTCCCTTTGCGCCGCCTGACCCCGGAGGAGAGCGCCTCGTTGGCTCGCCAGTTACTGGCCGGCAAAAAGCCTTTCCCTCACTTCTTCGACCGCCTCTACCGCGAGACCGAGGGCAACCCCTTTTTCATCATCGAGATGACGCAGGCAGCCCTGGAAGCCCCCAAGATGCTGGCCTCGGCCGATGGCCCCTGGCTGCCCCGCACGGTGCAGCAGGTCATTCAGGCGCGCCTTTCTCGCCTGCCTGAAACCTACCGCGAGTGGATCGGCGCGGCGGCCGTGCTGGGCCACAGTTTCACCCTGCCCATGTTGCGGGCTTTGACGCAGGCCGAGGATGAGGACCTGGTGGCGGCCATCGAGACCTGGATGCAGCGCGGGCTGGTGCGCGAGGAGGCCCTGGGTTTTGCCTTCAGTCACGACAAAATCCGCCAGGTGGCCTATCAGAGCCTGAGCCGGGCGCGGCGGCAGATCCTCCATCGTCGCGTGGCCGAGGTGTTGGAAGCCGCCGTCCCCCCGGCCGACGCGGCCACCCTGGCCTACCATTACGCCCGCTCGGACGAACCGTTGAAGGCGCTGCCTTACCTGACCCACGCCGGAGAACAGGCCCTGCGGGTGCGTTCCTATCACGAGGCGCGGCAGTTTGGCGAGCAGGCCATTCGGCTGTTGGGGCGTCTGCCTGGCCCCCGGGAACGTGCCCAGCGGGTGGACCTCAACCTGCAACTGGCTCAGGCGTACGCCTTCTCCGGGGATTTGAGCCGCGCCCTGGATATCCTCACCCAGACCGAGGACCTGGCCGCCAGCCTGGAGGATGAGCAGCGCCTGGGGCGGGTGTTCTATCGCTCGGCGCAGATTTTCTGGCTGCGCGGCGAACCCCGGGTGGCGGGGGACTACGCCCGGCGCACCCTGCGTGTGGCCGAGGAGACGGGCAACCCTACGCTTTTGCAGGCGGCGTTGCGCATGCTGGGGCGGGTGAGCATCGCCACCGGAGCGTTCGACGATGCCATTGCCTATTTGCAACGCTATCTGCGTTTGGAGCACACGCCGCCGCCTCCTCAACGCCCGGCGGTGCTGGGCTATCTGGGTGTGGCCTATGCCCGCGTGGGGTCCTTCGCCCGCGCGCTGGAGGCCGCGCGAGAAGGGGTGGCTCTGGCCGAGGCGCGGGGCGTGGCCGAGGAAATCGCCTTCGCCCGGATGCAGTTGGGTTTTGTCCACGCCGACGCGCGCGCCTGGGAACAGGTGCTGGAGGCCACTTCCCCCGTCCCCGACCCGTTGACGCAAGACGAGCCGTTGACGCCCTGGGGCTTCATGTTGTTGGGCCTGCAGGGCCGCGCGCTGGCTCATTTGGGCCGCCTCCAGGAAGCCCTGCAGCGCATCACCCATGCCCTGGCCTGGGCCGAGACGGTGGACTATCGGGTGTTCCACTACCTGCCGCGCCTGTTCTACGCCGAGGCGCTGGCGTTGGCCGCGGAGTGGGCTCAGGCCGAGCGCGAGGCGCGGCGTACGTTGGACGAGGCGCAGCAGGCCGGGAATCGTTGGGCCTACGGCGTGGCGTTGCGGGTCCGGGCGGCCATTCTGTCTCGCCAGCCTGAGCCGCCCTGGGAGCAGGTGGAGATGTTGCTCATTCAGTCCATGCATGTCCTGCGGCGGGTACGGGCGCGGCCCGACCTGGCGCGAACCTATCTGGCCCTGCGACGACTTTACGACCGGGCAGGGCAAATTGCCTGGGCGGTGGATTGTCACTTTCGGGCCACTTCTCTCTTCGAGGAGTTGGGTATGCGCCAGGAACTGGAGGAAGCCCAGGGCCGGCCTGTCCAGCAGCCCTCCGAGGCTGGGGTGCTGGCCCAGGTGGTCCTGCGCGGCCCCAATCTCCCCTTCCCCGCCGAATGGGACGAGATTTGAAACAAAAACGCCCTGACAAGAGAACTTGCCAGGGCGGCGTTGCTTTTTCAGGTTGAAGGGTGCTATTGGTCCAGCAGGGCTGCCACGCCGGGGAGCATTTTCCCTTCCAGCATTTCCAGCGAGGCGCCGCCGCCGGTGCTCAAGTGGGTGATGTGGTCGGCCAGGCCGCTTTGCTTGACCGCGGCCACGGAATCCCCGCCGCCCACGATGCTCACCGCGTCGCTCTCGGCCACCGCGCGGGCGATGCCGAAAGTGCCCTGGGCAAAGGGGGCCATCTCGAAGACGCCCATCGGTCCGTTCCACACCACCGTGCGCGCTTCACGGATGACCTCGGCAAAGGCGTCCACCGTATCGGGGCCAATGTCTAAGGCCCGCCAGCCCGCCGGAATGTCGCCCACGGGCGCCACCCGGCGCTGAGCATCGGGGGCAAAGGCCTCGGCGATGACCAGATCGACCGGGAGCAGCAGTTTGTCGCTGCCGTCCTGCAACAGGGTTTTGGCCGTCTCGATGGCCTCCTGTTCCACCAGCGAATCGCCCATGGCGTAGCCCAGGGCGGCGAGGAAGGTGTTGGCCATGCCTCCGCCGATGAGCACCCGATCGGCTTTGCCCAACAGGTTGCGCACCACGCCGATTTTGTCGCTGATTTTGGCCCCGCCCAGGATGGCCACGAAGGGGCGCGCGGGGCTTTCCAGGGCCTGGCCCAGGTAGCGCAGTTCTTTTTCCATCAAAAAGCCGGCCACCGCAGGCAGGTATTGGGCCACCCCCACGGTGGAGGCATGGGCCCGATGGGCCGACCCAAAGGCGTCGTTGACGAAGAGGTCGCATCCGGCGGCCAGTTGCCGGGCGAAGTCGGGGTCGTTCTTTTTTTCCTCAGGATGGAAGCGGGTGTTTTCCAGCAACAGCACCTCGCCGGGCTTCAAGGCGGCCTTGGCTTGCTGGGCTTCCGGTCCCACGCAGTCGGGTGCGAAGGCCACCGGCTGGCCCAGCAGTTGGCTTAGGTGCTCCGCCACCGGCCGCAGCGAAAGTTCGGGCACCACCTTTCCTTTGGGGCGGCCCAGGTGGCTCATCAAGACCACCGCCGCGCCCTGTTCCAGCAGATACCGCAGGGTGGGCAACGCCCCTTGAATGCGCGTATCGTCGCTCACGCGGCCCTCTTTGAGGGGTACATTGAAATCCACCCGCACCAACACTTTTTTGTCTTTGACTTGCACATTACGGATCGTTTTTTTCGCAAACATGGCGTTTTCTCCTCGATTCGACCTGCCTTGGTCTAATCATACCCCATTCCCGCCCACAGAGGGTTCTTCCCGGCGCAGCAGGGCTTCTATGTGGGTGCGGACCTCTTCCGGGGTACGGCGCACGATGTCGGCCAGGGTTTCGTAGGATGCCCCCTGGCGGATTTTGCGCAGCAGGTAGGCCTCCTCGCGCGGATCCCAGGGGAGCCCGCTGCGCGCAGGGCGCTCCTGTTTTTTCGGGGGGTGCCGGTCTGGATGGCTTTTCCGGGCCGCGTCTCGGGGGTTCGGTTTCGCCCCTGGGGCGGTACTGCCCGCCGGGGAGGAAAGCGGTGGGGTGGCCTTGCGGCGCAGTTTGCCCTTCCGCCACTCCAGGGTCTGAACAATGCCCTCCTCGCTCACCCGCAGCACCTCGAAGCGCACCCGTCCGGCTTCCACGGCGCGGGCGATGGCTTTCTGGGTGGCGCTCAGACGGGCGTTGGGGCCGCGCTTGATGTCCAGAATCACCACCTCCAGGCTATCGGGATGGCCGATGCCGTCGCGCAGGTCGGCATAGCCGGAAAACAAAATGTAGTCCACCGGATCGCCTAAAAAGTGGGCGTCGGAAGGCGAGTACGCGAAGCCCGGCAGCCAGGGGGCTAGGCGCTCGGCCACCTGGCCGCGTAAAGCCGCGCGGCTGCGCCCTAAGCGCTCCTTGCGAATGCGCTCCAGTTCCTCCCGATAGCGCGCTTCGGCGGCGCGCAGGCGTCGATAGAGGGTGAGCACGACCATGAAGAGCAGGAGGACGAGCAAACCCCAGATCAAAGTGATGGGCATGGGGCAACTTCTCCTTTACCAAGATGGAAAACCGCCAGGGAAGGCCTTCCCCTGGCGGTTGAAGGCATGGGGTCGAGCGGCTATTCTTCCTCGAAATGGGTGCCCAGGGCCGCCGGAGGGGTGACCTGCATGGCCCGCAGCAGTCGCAAGAGGAAGTGACGCAGGTCGGGCGGCAGCCCGGTCAGGGTGCGGTTGACCCACTCGGTGTTGCCGATGTTCACGAAGAGCAGCGTGAGGATCATCAGCGGGAAAGGAGCCACCTGCAGCACCTGGGAGGGGACGCCTGGCAGGTAGGGCTGCAACACCAGCCCCAGCCACTGGAGCAGGGCGAAGAAGTAGGCACCCAAAGCGCCCCGCAGGGGGCTCCAGCCGCCGAAAATGGTCAGCGCCAGGGCGATCCAGCCGATGCCGTCCAGGCCCGAGATGGTGCCTTTCCAACCGGCTTTGACGCTGAGGGAGTAGGTAGGACCGGCTAGACCCACCAGGGCGCCGCCCAATAGGGTGTAAAGGTAACGCTGCAGGCGCACATTGGCCCCGCGGGCGTGGGCTGCGGCCGGGCGTTCGCCGATGCCCTGCAGGGTCAGCCCCGGCAGCGTGCGGAACACCCACCACCAGGCCAGCCCGATGAGCAGAAAACTGAGATAGGTGAGTGGATCCTGGGTGAAGAACAGCGGGCCGAGGATGGGGATGTCTTTCAAAACCGGGATGGGCCACTGGCCGACCCGCGGCCCTTGCAGGCCCATGTAGGGGTTGCCCAGGAAGTAGGACAGGTCGCGGGTGGTCAGGGTGAGCACGAAGCCCACGGCCACCTGAGAGACCTTGAGGGAGATGCTGGCGAAGGCGATGATGGTCGCCACCAGGGCCCCGATGAGCATTCCCACCACGAAGCCCAGGATGAGGTTGTCCGTGCGTACGGCCACGGCAAAGCCCGCCATGGCGGTCAGCAGAATGGTGCCGTTGACCGAGAGGTTGATCACCCCGGCGCGCTCGGTGAGGGTTTCGCCAATGGTGGCGAAGATGACCGGCGCGGCGGCCGCCAGCACGCCGGCCAGACCGAAGAGGATTTGCTCCAGGGTCATCCCTCACCTCCTGCGTGGGCCCGGATTTCCTGCAACGCCTCGCGGCGCTCCTCCCACCATTGCCGCACCCCTTCCATGATGAGGAAGGAAAGCACCAGCGTGCCCTGGATGACGCCGGAAAGGGACGAGTCCAGTTTGAGCACAATGGGCAGTTGAATGCTGCCGATGTTCAGCGCGGCAAAGAAGAGCGCCACAGCCGGAGCCCAGGCGGCCTGGTAATTGACCAGCATGGCCACCATTAGCCCCAGCCAGCCGTAGCCGCTGGAGATGGCCGGGATCAGCCGGTGATAGACGGCGGTCACCTGGACGGCTCCGGCCAGCCCGGCCAGCGCGCCGCAGGCCAGGAAAGCCCCCATCATCATGCGCTGGGTAGGGATGCCCAGCAAATGGGCGGCTTTGGGATTGCGCCCCACGGCTTTCAGTTTGAGGCCGTAGTAAGTGCCCTGGAGCAGGAAGTACACCACCATGGCCCCCAGGAGGCCGAGACCCAGGGCCCACAAACTCAGGCGCGAACCGGACACCATGGGTAACCACAGCTCCCGGGGGAAGGGTTCGGTTCCGCTCATCGAGCCGATCCCCGGACGCTTCCAGGGGCCGAAAATCAACCACAGGGTGAGGGCCATGGCCACGAAGTCCAGGCCCAGGCCGCCGAAGATTTCGTTGACCCCGCCGAAAGTCTTGAGCAGGCCGGCCAGAGCCGCCCAGAGCGCGCCGCCCAGGGCTCCGGCGAGGATGGCCAGAACGAGGATGAGCGCCGGGGCCCACCCGCTATCCTGCATCAGGCGGAGCGCCCAGGTGGTGAAGATGGCCCCCAGCACGATTTGGCCCTCGATGCCGATGTTCCACAACCCGGCGCTGAAGGTGATAAGCAGCCCGGAAGTGGCCAAAAGCAGAGGCACCCAGGCCACCAAGGTGTCGGCTACCTTGGTCCAAGAGCCAATGGCGCCCAATACCAGATGACGGTAGGCCAGCGCGGGCGATGTGCTGGCCGCCCACAGCACAAGGGTGGTCAGGAGCAAAGCCATGACCACCGCGCCCAAGCGGAAGAGCCAGGCGATGCTGGCGTCGCTGCGTTGCCTCACGGACTCGCCTCCTTCGCTGGGGTAAAGGTTTCTTCAAAGCCGCGCCCCCCGATGAGTTGGCCCAATTGCTCTACCGTGGTGTGCCGGGCATCCAGGGGCGGCGACACCTTGCCGCCGAAGAACACCAGGATGCGGTCGCTATAGTGGAGCAGTTCTTCCAAGTCCGAGGACATGAAAAAGATGGCTGTGCCCTGCCGACAGCGTTCTTTCAGTTTCTGCCACACCCAGATGGCCGACTCCATGTCCAGCCCCCGGGTGGGATGTTCCAGGAGCAGCAGGCGCAGGTTGGCGCGCAGCAGCGCCAGCAGGGCGCGCTGCTGGTTGCCGCCGGAAAGGGCCTCCACCGGCGATTCGGGATATCCCCGGATGTGGTACTCGGCGATGGCATCCTGGGTGATCTGCTGGGCCCATTGGCGGTCGATGACCAGCCCGGTCTGCTCGCGGGCCAGCACGAAATGCTCCATCAGGGTCAGGGTGGGGATGAGCCCCTCTTCCAGGCGGGCGGCGGGTAGGTAGGCCACGCCGTGGCGCATGAAGGTGAGATAGGGTTTGCCGGTCAGGTTGTGCCCGTCCACCCAGATTTCCCCCTCCACGGGGCGGGTCAGCCCCGCGCAGGCGCGCAGTAGGTGCTGCTGCCCGCTGCCTTCCATGCCCGCCAGGCCGATAACCTCGCCTTCGCGCACCTCCAGGTTGACCCCTTCGATGCGCAACCGGTGGTCTTCCAGGGCCAGGTTGCGCAGGCGCAGCACCGGCTTGCCCAGAGGGATGCCTTGCCGCTCGCCGATGCGAATGTCTTTGGCGAACATCCAGCGCACCAGTTCGTCCAGGTCATAGGGCCGCTCGGCCTCGCCCACCAGTCGCCCGGCCCGCAGCACGGCCACGCGGTCGCATAGCACCTGCACCTCTTCCAGTTTGTGGGTGACGAAGATGATGGCGCGCCCTTCGTCGGCCAACCGGCGCAGGGTGGCAAACAGGCGCTCCTTTTGTTGGGCGCTGATGCCCGTGGTGGGTTCGTCGAAGATGAGCACCCGCGCGCCCAACCAGAGCAGGCGCAGGATCTCCAGTTGCTGGCGTTCGCCCACGGTCAGGGTGCCCACCTCGGCGTTGGGGTCTAGATCGAAGCTGAACTCCCGGCTCAAGCGGGTGAGGGCTTGTAGGGCCTCCTCCCGTGGGGGGAGCAGCCCTTTGGGGTATCCGGCCATGAAGTTGTCCAGCACCCGCATGGGCGGGAAGTCCAGGGGGTCCTGATGCAACATGCCGATGCCGTGCCGCAGGGCGTCGGCGGGGGAGTGGATCTCCACCGGTTGCCCGTCCAAAAGAATCTCGCCGCTGTCGGCGTGGATGAATCCCGAGAGGATTTTCATCAGGGTGCTTTTGCCTGCGCCGTTTTCCCCCAGAAGCCCCTGGATGGTGCCCGAAGGGATGGTCAGGGTGATGTCGTTGTTGGCATGAACCGGACCGAAGTGCTTATGGATGTGGCGTAGTTCGATGTGCATGAGCCGTTACCTGTGGAAGGAGATGTGGGAACGCAGCCGCTGTTCAGGGGGGAGGAGGTGCCCCGGCGGATACGGACAGGGGGCCTGCCCGACGCAGCGGGAGGCCCCCCGGGTGTTTACTCGTTGGGGACGCTTTGCCCTTCCATGCCTTCCAGCAGTTGGGGCAGATACCAGATTTGCTGGTCGGTGGCGACTTCGCCCTCTTTGAGGTAAGTCGTGCCGTCTTGCAGGTTCAGGGGTCCTACCCACAGGTTCAGCCCACTGGCCAGTTCGCCGATGAACTTGTCCACCTGGGCGGAGGCCTCCTGGCTCAACCCCTGGCCCTTGATGAAGCCCACCGCCGAGGTGTCGGGGTTGTTGATGTCCTTCCAGTCGGGTCCGGCCCAGACGAATTGGGACTGCCAGGTGCCGTTCATGGCCGATTGGATCATGTCGCGGTAGCCCGGGCCCCAGTTGAAATAGGGCACGCCCAGGCACACATCGGGGGCTTCCTCGCAGGCGCCCTTGTAATCATAGGGCACGGCCCAGACCGCCTTCCCCTGGTCGTGGAACTTCTTGGCTTCCACCAGGGCCTCGGTGGTGTCGATGCCCGAGATGACCACATCGTAGCCGCTGTTGAAGAAGTCGTCGGCCACCTGGGTGGGGTCCGAAGTCACGCCGGGGATGTTGAACCAGAAGCCGATCCAGGTAACCTTGAATTTGAGGTCACCGGCGTCCTTGCCCAGGTAGTGCGTCCAGCAGTATTTGGCGCC encodes the following:
- a CDS encoding Neelaredoxin; its protein translation is MNIQDVFQTADWKKEKHTPVIECPDAVKANEPFTVTVSIGKEIPHPNTTEHFIAWIDVFFVPKGSRFAHHVARFDFRAHGESTKGPNKGPVYTHPIATFSMQINQPGTLLATSHCNIHGLWTSQKAIQLAE
- the mtaB gene encoding tRNA (N(6)-L-threonylcarbamoyladenosine(37)-C(2))-methylthiotransferase MtaB, whose amino-acid sequence is MKVYLDTVGCRLNQAEIERMAREFRAAGHTLVAFPGEADLVVLNTCAVTQKAVADSRQKARQAARAGAGQVVLTGCWATLEPQGAAALPRVAQVVPNPDKDALVFRVLGLPAEAFDLEPVAREPLPGARLRTRAFIKVQDGCDNRCTFCVTTIARGPGRSRPLAEVLADVRAALQGGAQEVVLTGVHLGSWGQDFNPPLHLRHLVEAVLRETDVPRLRLSSLEPWDLDEAFFALWEDPRLARHLHLPLQSGSAATLRRMARKTTPEAFARLVESAHRLIPEVAITTDIIVGFPGETETEFEESLAFVRAMDFAGGHVFTYSERPGTAAARMPNPVPHAVRKERNARMRAVLEEGARRYRRRFVGRTLQVLWESTTTLGPGGWTLVGMTDNYLRVRAVAPKNLWNRLTPVRLERVQGEVLEGHLLNIP
- a CDS encoding histidine triad nucleotide-binding protein; this encodes MSEDCIFCKIIAGEIPSKKVYQDERVTAFHDINPVAPVHILIVPNEHIASVNEVELGQEALLGHLFVVARQIAEAQGIAENGYRLIVNTGPHAGQVVFHLHMHLLGGHKMRYPMG
- a CDS encoding AAA family ATPase, with product MMAERLRVHLLGDLLLTDAQGQPLDLGSPTTRSLFAYLMYHRGQPLDRRRLAYAFWPWGTEAAARRNLRQYLHRLRRALEDVAPNLVQATGSYVMLEPDFPLWVDVEQFRRQTGAQASLELLQQAVTLYRGDLLQDVYEDWVEEPRAELRERYLRTLERLARGYAAQGAAAEALTWAQRWVAADALDEAAHRLLMRLYLEMGDRSRALQQYRLLTELLERELQVAPSPETQALAAELQSGEGGRPRSMPVTPPRPRASSPLGAAPRIPLVGREEELAFLERMLAQAEQGQGRWVLILGEAGIGKTRLLQEYRRRHPEVPVLDTVCSELEALVPYGPLRHMVERALTLFPPGMLEPPPLWLLPLLGLAPDLAVQFSLPAPGEIPPPERLGEALYRMLLDLVTSLPNGPLHLVLDDLHWSDTPTWELLAQLARRARDVPLLIVGLLRLEDLPMPRARMLHIMRRDRLAVELPLRRLTPEESASLARQLLAGKKPFPHFFDRLYRETEGNPFFIIEMTQAALEAPKMLASADGPWLPRTVQQVIQARLSRLPETYREWIGAAAVLGHSFTLPMLRALTQAEDEDLVAAIETWMQRGLVREEALGFAFSHDKIRQVAYQSLSRARRQILHRRVAEVLEAAVPPADAATLAYHYARSDEPLKALPYLTHAGEQALRVRSYHEARQFGEQAIRLLGRLPGPRERAQRVDLNLQLAQAYAFSGDLSRALDILTQTEDLAASLEDEQRLGRVFYRSAQIFWLRGEPRVAGDYARRTLRVAEETGNPTLLQAALRMLGRVSIATGAFDDAIAYLQRYLRLEHTPPPPQRPAVLGYLGVAYARVGSFARALEAAREGVALAEARGVAEEIAFARMQLGFVHADARAWEQVLEATSPVPDPLTQDEPLTPWGFMLLGLQGRALAHLGRLQEALQRITHALAWAETVDYRVFHYLPRLFYAEALALAAEWAQAEREARRTLDEAQQAGNRWAYGVALRVRAAILSRQPEPPWEQVEMLLIQSMHVLRRVRARPDLARTYLALRRLYDRAGQIAWAVDCHFRATSLFEELGMRQELEEAQGRPVQQPSEAGVLAQVVLRGPNLPFPAEWDEI